The proteins below are encoded in one region of Streptomyces ficellus:
- a CDS encoding SCO5389 family protein, with translation MSLDVSPALLEQAERGEVDEADFVDCVRTSLPYAWEMISSLVAQLKVDGGAFADNQTPPPDEQARGQLLRALASDAIRGALQRHFGVRLAFQNCHRVAVFPLDSTVDERLARFTSVRAQLLNQSPTLRDC, from the coding sequence ATGTCGCTCGACGTCTCACCGGCGCTGTTGGAACAGGCCGAGCGAGGCGAGGTCGACGAAGCCGACTTCGTCGACTGCGTCCGGACCTCCCTGCCCTACGCATGGGAGATGATCAGCTCTCTGGTGGCCCAGCTGAAGGTGGACGGTGGTGCGTTCGCCGACAACCAGACGCCGCCGCCGGACGAGCAGGCGCGCGGCCAGCTGCTGCGCGCACTGGCGAGTGACGCGATCCGGGGTGCGCTCCAGCGGCACTTCGGCGTCCGTCTGGCGTTCCAGAACTGCCACCGCGTGGCGGTGTTCCCGCTGGACTCCACGGTCGACGAGCGGCTCGCCCGCTTCACCTCCGTACGAGCCCAACTGCTGAACCAGTCGCCGACCCTGCGCGACTGCTGA
- a CDS encoding type I polyketide synthase: MSTEDKLRGYLKRVTAELLETRERLEAVESGEPVAIVGMACRFPGGIRTPEDLWRLLTAGGNVVSGTPDDRNWNLDELTVQGPDGTDTLRTFGAFLDDATDFDADFFGISPREAVAMDPQHRLLLETAWEALERAGIPADSLHGSRTGAYMGIISGDYAAHLTASGSAGLDGYFINGAGAAFASGRIAYTLGLQGPAVTIDTACSSALVALHDACRALRGGECTTALVGGAAVVSTPAMLVEFGRQGGLAPDGRCKPFAAGADGTAFSEGVGVLVLERLSDALRAGHEVLAVVRGTAVNQDGASNGLTAPSGAAQEQVIRQALANARLTPDQVDAVEAHGTGTTLGDPIEGQALLATYGAQRRAGRPLLVGSVKSNIGHTQAAAGLAGVIKTVLSLRAGVLPASIGIDEPTPHVDWDSDGVELLRRNTPWPDTGAPRRAGVSSFSLSGTNVHALIEQAPPSTRTDVDPADRPAPVATPLPAVPWLLSARSAPALRAQAARLLDHLGTEPALADADIALTLATGRSALKHRAVVVGADRRQLTAGLTALAAGETAPQLVQGVAPAAGGRSGAVFVFPGQGPQWAGMGRRLMDTSPVFAARVRECLDEFDRHLDWSLVDVLRGTPGARALDEDEVVQPALFTMMVSLAALWESCGVRPTAVVGHSQGEIAAACVAGALSLPDAVRIVARRNRPIRAAITGRGGMASLPRAVADVEKLLERWDGRLTVAAVNGPAATAVSGDLDALDELLAVCEAEGTPARRIPIDYASHSAHIDDVRRELLDTIGTFPTGELRVPFYSTVTGGPLDGAALTAEYWFENLRRPVDFAGAVRALLADGHRTFVECGAHPVLTYGLEELLQEAGAEATVVPSLRRDEGGPDRFLTSLGLLHAGGGPVDWHALLAGGGARHVPLPTYAFQRRRFWLDAPAPSAGDVRAAGLHTVDHPLLGATVDLADDAGVDGAAVHTGRLAAGMHPWLADHAVAGTLLLPGTATVELAAHLAARTGPGSVEELMLHAPVVLPDEGALTLQVAVGSPDDSGRRALTLYSRPEDGPAGSPWTRHAQGTLRPEETARPEGGAWDQLRGVWPPPGAIPVDVDTLYGRLAILGLSYGPAFRGLRALWRRGDELFAEVAPETAALTDAAAFGPHPALLDAALHAVLADRLDREPGPAPLRLPFAWRGVTVHRTGPTALRVALRHEGDELTLLAADTTGTPVVSVEGLTVRPVTADQLRATADAHRDALFRLDWTAATPAGPVTRPERCAVIGGAGDPARASGHPYADLPALLAATGAGTPPPELVFAPVAPVTAADDDGQGGDGTSPDTAAAVRYTTDRVLGLVQEWLRDDLLADSRLVVVTHGAVAPAGDTTPTDLAGAAVWGLVRSAQAEHPGRIVLVDAAGPDPVAAETLTAAVATGEPETAVRAGTVLVPRLVRVPAAHAPAPAEADGRGTTLITGGLGVLGGLVARHLVAEKGVRDLLLVGRRGTATPGADALVAELTALGAHVTVARCDVADRDALAALLASLPPERRLTSVVHTAGVVDDGIVTSLTPERLDRVLRPKVDAALNLHELTLGHDLTAFVTFSSLSGVLGRAGQANYAAANAFLDALARHRHRLGLPATSLAWGLWDESSDITGDLDEAGMRRLAAPGIVAMPAEEALALLDAALDAAHVHDAPELVTARLDLPALHAAAQASGVPPVLRSLLRVRPAAPGRGGEGSGTGADTDGPLRDRLADLPAAERLDELVALVRAKVAAVLGHDGTGGETVDEDRPFKELGFDSLTAVELRNQLGTVTGIRLPATLVFDYPTPAALATFLDTHFRDGKAAANGPGTPGAPAAEGAVHEALDNLSATLSATTLDDTAREHLVARLKELTRTWSGAPGYHAAPLESATPEELFNLLDEQLGNA, encoded by the coding sequence GTGAGCACAGAGGACAAACTCCGCGGCTATCTCAAGCGAGTCACCGCGGAGCTGCTGGAGACCCGCGAGCGTCTGGAGGCCGTCGAGAGCGGTGAACCCGTCGCGATCGTCGGGATGGCCTGCCGCTTCCCGGGCGGGATACGGACCCCCGAAGACCTCTGGCGGCTGCTGACCGCCGGCGGGAACGTGGTGTCCGGCACCCCGGACGACCGCAACTGGAACCTCGACGAACTCACGGTGCAGGGTCCGGACGGCACGGACACCCTGCGCACCTTCGGCGCCTTCCTCGACGACGCCACTGACTTCGACGCGGACTTCTTCGGGATCTCGCCACGCGAAGCGGTGGCCATGGACCCCCAGCACCGGCTCCTGCTGGAGACCGCCTGGGAGGCGCTGGAGCGGGCCGGAATCCCGGCCGACTCCCTGCACGGCAGCCGCACCGGCGCCTATATGGGGATCATCAGCGGCGACTACGCCGCCCACCTCACCGCCTCCGGCTCCGCCGGTCTGGACGGCTACTTCATCAACGGGGCGGGAGCCGCCTTCGCCTCCGGCCGCATCGCCTACACCCTCGGCCTCCAAGGCCCCGCCGTCACCATTGACACCGCGTGCTCGTCGGCGCTGGTCGCCCTGCACGACGCGTGCAGGGCGCTGCGCGGCGGCGAGTGCACCACCGCCCTGGTGGGCGGCGCGGCCGTCGTGTCGACCCCGGCGATGCTGGTCGAGTTCGGCCGCCAAGGAGGTCTCGCCCCGGACGGGCGGTGCAAGCCCTTCGCCGCCGGCGCGGACGGCACCGCCTTCTCCGAGGGTGTCGGCGTACTCGTCCTCGAACGGCTCTCCGACGCCCTGCGCGCCGGGCACGAAGTGCTGGCGGTTGTCCGGGGGACGGCGGTCAACCAGGACGGCGCCTCCAACGGCCTCACCGCCCCCAGCGGCGCTGCCCAGGAGCAGGTGATCCGCCAGGCCCTCGCAAACGCCCGGCTCACCCCCGACCAGGTCGACGCCGTCGAGGCCCACGGCACCGGAACCACCCTCGGTGACCCGATCGAGGGACAGGCACTGCTGGCCACCTACGGCGCTCAGCGCCGGGCCGGACGGCCCCTGCTGGTCGGTTCGGTGAAGTCGAACATCGGCCACACCCAGGCCGCGGCCGGTCTCGCGGGCGTCATCAAGACGGTGCTCTCCCTCCGCGCCGGTGTCCTGCCGGCCAGCATCGGCATCGACGAACCGACCCCGCACGTCGACTGGGACTCCGACGGCGTCGAACTGCTTCGGCGAAACACGCCGTGGCCCGATACCGGGGCGCCGCGCCGCGCCGGGGTCTCCTCGTTCAGCCTCAGCGGAACCAACGTTCACGCGCTGATCGAACAGGCGCCCCCGAGCACCCGCACCGACGTCGACCCCGCCGACCGCCCCGCGCCCGTCGCCACGCCCCTGCCCGCCGTCCCCTGGCTGCTGTCCGCCAGGTCCGCTCCCGCGCTGCGGGCCCAGGCCGCCCGGCTGCTCGACCACCTCGGGACCGAACCGGCCCTCGCGGACGCCGACATCGCCCTCACCCTCGCCACCGGCCGCTCCGCCCTGAAGCACCGCGCCGTCGTCGTCGGCGCCGACCGGCGGCAGCTCACCGCCGGGCTGACGGCGCTCGCGGCGGGGGAGACAGCACCGCAGCTGGTCCAGGGCGTGGCACCGGCGGCCGGCGGCCGGTCCGGCGCCGTCTTCGTCTTCCCCGGCCAGGGCCCCCAGTGGGCCGGCATGGGGAGGAGGCTGATGGACACGTCCCCCGTCTTCGCCGCCCGGGTGCGCGAGTGCCTCGACGAGTTCGACCGCCACCTCGACTGGTCGCTCGTCGACGTGCTGCGCGGAACGCCGGGAGCCCGCGCCCTGGACGAGGACGAGGTCGTCCAGCCCGCCCTGTTCACCATGATGGTCTCCCTCGCGGCGCTGTGGGAGTCCTGCGGCGTCCGGCCCACCGCGGTGGTCGGCCACAGCCAGGGCGAGATCGCCGCTGCCTGCGTGGCCGGGGCGCTGTCCCTGCCCGACGCCGTACGGATCGTCGCCCGGCGCAACCGGCCCATCAGGGCCGCGATCACGGGCCGCGGCGGTATGGCCTCGCTGCCCCGCGCGGTCGCCGACGTCGAGAAGCTGCTGGAGCGCTGGGACGGACGGCTCACCGTCGCGGCCGTCAACGGCCCGGCGGCCACCGCGGTCTCCGGTGACCTGGACGCCCTGGACGAACTGCTGGCCGTCTGCGAGGCCGAGGGGACGCCCGCGCGCCGCATCCCCATCGACTACGCCTCCCACTCCGCCCACATCGACGACGTACGGCGCGAACTCCTCGACACCATCGGCACGTTCCCGACGGGCGAGCTGAGAGTTCCCTTCTACTCGACCGTCACGGGCGGCCCCCTCGACGGCGCCGCGCTGACCGCCGAGTACTGGTTCGAGAACCTGCGCCGCCCCGTGGACTTCGCGGGCGCCGTGCGCGCCCTCCTCGCGGACGGGCACCGCACCTTCGTCGAGTGCGGCGCCCACCCGGTGCTGACCTACGGCCTGGAGGAACTCCTCCAGGAGGCGGGCGCCGAGGCGACCGTCGTCCCGAGCCTGCGGCGCGACGAGGGCGGACCGGACCGCTTCCTCACCTCGCTGGGCCTGCTGCACGCGGGTGGCGGCCCGGTCGACTGGCACGCCCTCCTCGCGGGCGGCGGAGCACGTCACGTACCTCTGCCCACCTACGCCTTCCAGCGGCGGAGGTTCTGGCTCGACGCCCCCGCCCCGTCCGCCGGGGACGTCCGGGCCGCCGGGCTGCACACCGTGGACCACCCGCTGCTGGGCGCCACCGTCGACCTGGCGGACGACGCGGGTGTGGACGGCGCGGCCGTCCACACCGGGCGGCTCGCGGCCGGGATGCACCCCTGGCTCGCCGACCACGCCGTCGCCGGCACACTCCTGCTCCCCGGCACCGCCACCGTCGAACTCGCCGCCCACCTGGCCGCCCGCACGGGCCCCGGCAGCGTCGAGGAGCTCATGCTGCACGCACCGGTCGTCCTGCCCGACGAGGGCGCCCTCACCCTCCAGGTGGCCGTCGGCTCCCCGGACGACTCCGGCCGCCGGGCGCTCACCCTGTACTCCCGCCCCGAGGACGGCCCCGCCGGTTCGCCGTGGACCCGGCACGCCCAGGGGACCCTGCGGCCCGAGGAGACCGCCCGCCCCGAAGGCGGCGCCTGGGACCAGCTGCGCGGCGTCTGGCCGCCGCCCGGGGCAATCCCGGTGGACGTCGACACCCTGTACGGACGGCTGGCCATCCTCGGGCTGTCGTACGGCCCCGCCTTCCGCGGACTGCGCGCCCTGTGGAGGCGCGGCGACGAGCTGTTCGCCGAGGTCGCCCCGGAGACGGCCGCGCTCACCGACGCGGCGGCCTTCGGCCCGCACCCCGCCCTGCTCGACGCCGCCCTCCACGCCGTGCTCGCCGACCGGCTCGACCGGGAGCCCGGCCCCGCGCCCCTGCGGCTGCCCTTCGCGTGGCGCGGCGTCACCGTGCACCGCACCGGCCCCACCGCCCTGCGGGTGGCCCTGCGCCATGAGGGCGACGAGCTCACGCTGCTGGCCGCCGACACCACCGGCACGCCGGTCGTGTCCGTCGAGGGGCTCACCGTACGGCCCGTCACCGCCGACCAGCTGCGGGCCACCGCGGACGCCCACCGGGACGCCCTCTTCCGGCTCGACTGGACGGCCGCCACACCGGCCGGCCCGGTGACCCGCCCCGAGCGGTGCGCGGTGATCGGCGGCGCCGGTGACCCGGCCCGCGCGTCCGGCCACCCCTACGCCGACCTCCCCGCGCTCCTCGCCGCGACCGGGGCCGGGACCCCGCCGCCGGAACTCGTGTTCGCCCCGGTGGCTCCCGTCACCGCCGCCGACGACGACGGGCAGGGCGGCGACGGTACGTCGCCGGACACGGCCGCGGCGGTCCGGTACACCACCGACCGGGTGCTCGGGCTCGTCCAGGAGTGGCTCCGGGACGACCTCCTGGCCGACTCGCGGCTGGTGGTCGTCACCCACGGCGCCGTGGCGCCGGCCGGCGACACGACCCCCACGGACCTCGCGGGCGCGGCGGTGTGGGGCCTGGTGCGCTCCGCCCAGGCCGAACACCCGGGGCGGATCGTCCTGGTGGACGCGGCCGGACCGGACCCGGTGGCCGCCGAGACGCTGACGGCGGCCGTGGCGACCGGTGAACCGGAGACGGCCGTCCGGGCCGGCACCGTCCTCGTGCCCCGGCTCGTACGCGTCCCGGCCGCACATGCCCCCGCCCCCGCCGAGGCGGACGGCCGGGGCACCACCCTGATCACCGGCGGCCTCGGCGTGCTCGGCGGCCTCGTCGCCCGGCACCTGGTGGCGGAGAAGGGCGTACGCGACCTGCTGCTCGTGGGCCGCAGGGGCACCGCCACGCCCGGCGCCGACGCCCTCGTCGCGGAACTCACCGCCCTGGGCGCGCACGTCACCGTGGCCCGCTGCGACGTGGCGGACCGCGACGCGCTCGCCGCGCTGCTCGCCTCCCTGCCCCCTGAGCGGCGGCTCACCTCGGTCGTCCACACGGCCGGTGTGGTCGACGACGGCATCGTCACCTCACTGACCCCCGAGCGCCTCGACCGCGTCCTGCGCCCCAAGGTGGACGCGGCGCTCAACCTGCACGAACTCACCCTCGGACACGACCTCACGGCGTTCGTGACGTTCTCCTCGCTGTCGGGCGTGCTCGGTCGCGCGGGCCAGGCCAACTACGCGGCGGCCAACGCCTTCCTGGACGCCCTCGCCCGGCACCGCCACCGGCTCGGCCTGCCCGCCACGTCGCTGGCGTGGGGCCTGTGGGACGAGAGCAGCGACATCACCGGGGACCTGGACGAAGCCGGCATGCGGAGGCTCGCGGCCCCCGGCATCGTCGCCATGCCGGCCGAGGAGGCCCTGGCGCTCCTCGACGCTGCGCTCGACGCCGCGCACGTCCACGACGCGCCCGAACTCGTCACCGCCCGCCTCGACCTCCCCGCGCTGCACGCCGCGGCCCAGGCCAGCGGTGTGCCGCCGGTGCTGCGCTCGCTCCTGCGGGTGCGGCCCGCCGCACCCGGCCGGGGCGGCGAGGGATCCGGCACCGGCGCGGACACCGACGGCCCCCTGCGTGACCGGCTCGCGGACCTGCCGGCCGCCGAACGGCTCGACGAACTCGTGGCGCTGGTCCGCGCCAAGGTGGCCGCCGTCCTCGGCCACGACGGGACCGGCGGTGAAACCGTCGACGAGGACCGCCCGTTCAAGGAACTGGGCTTCGACTCGCTCACCGCGGTCGAGCTGCGCAACCAGCTCGGCACGGTGACCGGCATCCGGCTCCCCGCCACCCTGGTCTTCGATTACCCGACCCCGGCGGCGCTCGCCACATTCCTGGACACCCACTTCCGGGACGGGAAGGCGGCGGCGAACGGGCCGGGCACGCCCGGCGCCCCGGCCGCCGAGGGTGCCGTCCACGAGGCCCTCGACAACCTGAGCGCGACCCTGTCGGCCACCACGCTGGACGACACCGCGCGCGAACACCTCGTGGCCCGGCTCAAGGAGCTGACGCGCACGTGGTCCGGAGCCCCCGGTTACCACGCCGCCCCCCTGGAGTCCGCCACACCGGAGGAACTCTTCAACCTGCTGGACGAACAGCTCGGGAACGCGTGA
- a CDS encoding aromatic ring-hydroxylating oxygenase subunit alpha → MVFQPTRGNLPARFGPGVPGVPAIGPTTLDAEVYRDPERYEQERIKVLNRSWQIICRSEQVAEPGDHHVWEGHGESIVITRREDGGLDGFHNVCAHRGARIVAESGTKARRFTCKWHNWAYDTEGRVTGVPDRPDFDATMLAGLCSPAVDVDEWGGWVWAVLAGPGVAGPLKDWIAPEVRDDLAAFRMEDMKLVEKVEWEVDVNWKVAIDAFSEYYHAQALHGMGGKEAKDARHSTMHVHGRNGMYFVPFLGVLEDLLRTLDHTRYAICNYQLFPTAVANCQALHTQVFRAVPLGVTKTRFEAWELRYETDENDDPEYLRQVDFFWEIYKAVVQQDIDEWTDVAATTHSSAYRTNILSKRECIIAHFHRVIEDMLAGGDGLGLEPAPAEDGADAPTG, encoded by the coding sequence GTGGTATTCCAGCCCACTCGAGGAAACCTGCCCGCCCGCTTCGGCCCCGGCGTCCCCGGCGTTCCGGCCATCGGCCCCACGACTCTCGACGCCGAGGTCTACCGCGACCCCGAGCGCTACGAGCAGGAGCGGATCAAGGTCCTCAATCGCAGCTGGCAGATCATCTGCCGGTCCGAGCAGGTGGCCGAGCCGGGCGACCACCACGTCTGGGAGGGCCACGGCGAGAGCATCGTCATCACCCGGCGCGAGGACGGGGGCCTCGACGGCTTCCACAACGTCTGCGCGCACCGGGGTGCCCGGATCGTCGCCGAGAGCGGCACCAAAGCCCGCCGCTTCACCTGCAAGTGGCACAACTGGGCGTACGACACCGAGGGCAGGGTCACCGGCGTCCCGGACCGGCCCGACTTCGACGCCACCATGCTGGCGGGCCTCTGCTCCCCGGCCGTCGACGTCGACGAGTGGGGCGGCTGGGTGTGGGCGGTCCTGGCCGGCCCCGGGGTGGCCGGCCCGCTGAAGGACTGGATAGCCCCCGAGGTGCGGGACGACCTGGCGGCCTTCCGCATGGAGGACATGAAGCTCGTCGAGAAGGTCGAGTGGGAGGTCGACGTCAACTGGAAGGTCGCCATCGACGCCTTCAGCGAGTACTACCACGCACAGGCGCTGCACGGCATGGGCGGCAAGGAGGCCAAGGACGCCCGCCACTCGACGATGCACGTGCACGGCCGCAACGGCATGTACTTCGTCCCCTTCCTCGGCGTGCTGGAGGACCTCCTGCGGACCCTGGACCACACGCGCTACGCGATCTGCAACTACCAGCTCTTCCCCACCGCCGTGGCCAACTGCCAGGCCCTGCACACCCAGGTCTTCCGGGCCGTGCCGCTGGGCGTCACCAAGACCCGGTTCGAGGCGTGGGAACTGCGCTACGAGACGGACGAGAACGACGACCCCGAGTACCTGCGGCAGGTCGACTTCTTCTGGGAGATCTACAAGGCGGTCGTCCAGCAGGACATCGACGAGTGGACCGACGTCGCCGCCACCACGCACTCCTCCGCGTACCGGACGAACATCCTCAGCAAGCGGGAGTGCATCATCGCGCACTTCCACCGCGTCATCGAGGACATGCTCGCCGGCGGCGACGGCCTCGGCCTGGAGCCCGCTCCGGCCGAGGACGGGGCGGACGCGCCCACCGGCTGA
- a CDS encoding LLM class flavin-dependent oxidoreductase, giving the protein MRVGTFVLAAQFPGQGQGEALHRAVRSAEVAEEAGLDSVWLAEHHFVPYGVCPSAVTLAALLLGRTRRIRVGTAVSVLPTAHPVALAEQAALLHVTSGGRFTLGVGRGGPWVDLEVFGAGLEAYESGFPESLDLLLRWLREPRVSGDGPRHRFREVAVVPRPQELLDGDAALETVVACTSPRSVRLAAERCLPMLLGMHCGDEEKAEVVALWRREALAAGHTQDAVASAAAGHVSAGVAQIADRTEDAAETLLKAMPGWLKQGLDAHVTVDGRHRTMRDPVAYTELLCRLHPVGSPRVAADRLAATSERTGITRFALLVEGSGDVAATEENVRRLGAEVAPRLD; this is encoded by the coding sequence ATGCGTGTGGGAACTTTTGTACTGGCGGCCCAGTTTCCCGGCCAGGGCCAGGGGGAGGCGCTGCACCGGGCGGTGCGGTCGGCGGAGGTGGCCGAGGAGGCCGGACTGGACTCGGTATGGCTGGCCGAGCACCACTTCGTGCCGTACGGCGTGTGTCCGTCCGCCGTGACGCTCGCCGCGCTGCTGCTGGGCCGGACGCGCCGCATCCGGGTGGGGACGGCCGTGAGCGTGCTGCCGACGGCCCATCCGGTGGCGCTCGCCGAGCAGGCCGCGCTGCTGCACGTCACCTCCGGCGGCCGGTTCACGCTGGGCGTGGGCCGGGGCGGGCCGTGGGTGGACCTGGAGGTGTTCGGCGCGGGCCTGGAGGCGTACGAGTCGGGCTTCCCCGAATCGCTGGACCTGCTGCTGCGCTGGCTGCGCGAGCCGCGCGTCTCGGGGGACGGGCCGCGCCACCGGTTCCGCGAGGTCGCCGTCGTACCCAGGCCGCAGGAGCTGCTCGACGGGGACGCCGCCCTGGAGACGGTGGTGGCCTGCACCTCCCCGCGGAGCGTGCGGCTCGCGGCGGAGCGGTGCCTGCCGATGCTGCTCGGGATGCACTGCGGGGACGAGGAGAAGGCCGAGGTGGTGGCCCTGTGGCGGCGCGAGGCGCTGGCCGCCGGCCACACCCAGGACGCGGTCGCGTCGGCCGCGGCGGGGCACGTGTCGGCGGGTGTGGCGCAGATCGCCGACCGCACCGAGGACGCGGCGGAGACGCTGCTCAAGGCGATGCCGGGCTGGCTGAAACAGGGGCTGGACGCCCATGTCACCGTCGACGGCAGGCACCGCACGATGCGTGACCCCGTCGCGTACACCGAACTGCTGTGCCGGCTGCACCCGGTGGGTTCGCCCCGGGTGGCGGCGGACCGGCTGGCGGCGACCTCGGAGCGTACGGGCATCACGCGCTTCGCTCTGCTCGTCGAGGGCTCCGGGGACGTCGCGGCCACGGAGGAGAACGTCCGGCGGCTGGGCGCGGAGGTGGCCCCCCGGCTGGACTGA
- a CDS encoding ATP/GTP-binding protein, with product MSPRRNRPRGGEKPNENSGESGDRYGGFQRTESWQGEEWSVRQVAGAAAGGKRYRCPGCDQEIPSGVPHVVAWPDYGGVDDRRHWHKACWNAKDRRTTKVQRSRNAPRH from the coding sequence GTGTCCCCGCGCCGCAACCGCCCCCGTGGCGGCGAGAAGCCGAACGAGAACAGCGGCGAGTCGGGCGACCGGTACGGGGGGTTCCAGCGCACCGAGTCCTGGCAGGGCGAGGAGTGGTCGGTCCGGCAGGTGGCGGGCGCCGCCGCCGGCGGCAAGCGGTACCGCTGCCCGGGCTGCGACCAGGAGATCCCGTCCGGCGTGCCGCACGTGGTGGCCTGGCCCGACTACGGCGGCGTGGACGACCGGCGGCACTGGCACAAGGCGTGCTGGAACGCGAAGGACCGCCGCACCACGAAGGTGCAGCGGTCCCGCAACGCGCCCCGCCACTGA
- a CDS encoding thioesterase II family protein: MSEIVLDDVWIRQFVPAPTGATPLVCFPHAGGSASYFRPLSQSLKNRARVLAVQYPGRQDRISHPFLTTISEFADAAYTALEPLLKEPVAFFGHSMGAAIAFEVTNRMRERLGTAPSTLFVSGRRAPSRDRESRIHLLDDQGLVEVLRSQSGTDARILEDRDVLRMILPPLRADYTAIETYRYDPARPKLDCPVVALAGVDDETLTAEEAGAWAEHTTGPFTLETFTGGHFYLAEHIDEVAGVVDRELPRR; this comes from the coding sequence ATGAGCGAGATCGTGCTGGACGACGTCTGGATTCGTCAATTCGTGCCCGCGCCCACGGGTGCGACGCCGCTGGTGTGTTTTCCGCACGCCGGCGGATCGGCGAGTTATTTCCGTCCGCTTTCCCAGTCCCTGAAAAACAGGGCCCGGGTTCTCGCCGTGCAGTACCCCGGCCGGCAGGACAGGATCAGCCACCCTTTTCTGACGACGATCAGTGAATTCGCCGACGCCGCGTACACCGCGCTCGAACCACTGCTGAAAGAGCCCGTCGCCTTCTTCGGTCACAGCATGGGCGCGGCCATCGCCTTCGAAGTGACGAACAGGATGCGGGAGCGGCTCGGCACGGCGCCTTCGACGCTCTTCGTGTCCGGCCGGCGGGCGCCGTCCAGGGACCGGGAGAGCCGTATCCATCTGCTCGACGACCAGGGCCTGGTGGAGGTGCTGCGCAGTCAGAGCGGTACGGACGCGCGCATCCTGGAGGACCGGGACGTGCTGCGCATGATCCTGCCGCCGCTGCGCGCCGACTACACCGCCATTGAGACCTACCGGTACGACCCGGCGCGTCCGAAGCTGGACTGCCCCGTCGTCGCCCTGGCGGGTGTGGACGACGAGACCCTGACCGCCGAGGAGGCGGGGGCGTGGGCGGAGCACACGACCGGGCCGTTCACCCTGGAGACGTTCACCGGCGGGCACTTCTACCTGGCGGAGCACATCGACGAGGTCGCCGGCGTCGTGGACCGCGAGCTGCCGCGCCGGTAG
- a CDS encoding cysteine desulfurase-like protein, with protein MTNLQPYDIDAVRAQFPALKAGSAHFDGPGGTQIPQPVIDAMVDALSDPLCNRGSSTAGERNAEAIVVSARRALGDFLGADPGGIVFGRSSTQLLYDFSRTLAKTWRPGDEVVVSRLDHEANIRPWEQAAQAAGVTVRWADFDPATGELTPDHLRQVLSERTRLVAVTAASNLIGTRPDIRAISELAHGVGALLHVDAAQLSAHARVDLDALGADSLSCSAYKFLGPHLGVLAARTALLETLSPDKLLASTDAVPERFELGILPYGVLAGVRATVDFWAGLSGLRPADAPRADRLTAALTAVEEHEDRLRVRLEGGLAALGGVTVHSRAALRAPTLLLTFPGHDPREVHRHLAARGVDTGVGTFYSADAARRLGLNEEGGVRVGLAPYTSEEDVDRLLEGLAALPGLESGAGRRLAGHL; from the coding sequence GTGACGAACCTTCAGCCCTATGACATCGATGCCGTCCGCGCGCAGTTCCCCGCCCTCAAGGCCGGGTCCGCGCACTTCGACGGCCCGGGCGGCACCCAGATACCGCAGCCCGTGATCGACGCGATGGTGGACGCCCTCTCCGACCCGCTGTGCAACCGGGGGAGCAGTACCGCGGGCGAGCGCAACGCGGAGGCGATCGTCGTGTCGGCGCGCCGGGCGCTCGGGGACTTCCTCGGCGCCGACCCGGGCGGCATCGTCTTCGGGCGCAGCTCCACCCAGCTCCTCTACGACTTCTCCCGCACGCTGGCCAAGACCTGGCGGCCGGGCGACGAGGTGGTCGTCAGCCGCCTCGACCACGAGGCCAACATCCGGCCCTGGGAGCAGGCCGCCCAGGCCGCCGGGGTCACCGTCCGGTGGGCCGACTTCGATCCGGCGACCGGCGAACTCACCCCCGACCACCTGCGCCAGGTGCTCTCCGAGCGCACCCGTCTGGTCGCGGTCACCGCCGCGTCCAACCTGATCGGCACACGCCCCGACATCCGGGCGATCTCCGAGCTTGCCCACGGCGTGGGCGCCCTGCTGCACGTCGACGCGGCCCAGCTGAGCGCGCACGCCCGCGTCGACCTCGACGCGCTCGGCGCGGACTCCCTCAGCTGCTCCGCGTACAAGTTCCTCGGACCGCACCTCGGGGTCCTCGCGGCCCGTACGGCGCTGCTGGAGACGCTCAGCCCCGACAAGCTGCTCGCCTCGACCGACGCCGTTCCCGAGCGGTTCGAGCTCGGCATCCTGCCCTACGGCGTGCTCGCCGGCGTCCGTGCGACGGTGGACTTCTGGGCGGGGCTCAGCGGTCTGCGGCCCGCCGACGCCCCCCGGGCCGACCGTCTGACGGCGGCGCTGACGGCGGTGGAGGAGCACGAGGACCGGCTCCGAGTGCGGCTCGAAGGGGGCCTGGCCGCCCTCGGGGGCGTCACGGTGCACTCGCGGGCCGCCTTGCGGGCGCCCACCCTGCTGCTCACCTTCCCGGGCCACGACCCGCGCGAGGTGCACCGCCATCTGGCCGCCCGGGGTGTCGACACCGGGGTCGGGACCTTCTACTCGGCGGACGCCGCCCGGCGCCTCGGTCTGAACGAGGAGGGCGGGGTGCGGGTGGGCCTGGCGCCCTACACCTCCGAGGAGGACGTCGACCGGCTGCTGGAAGGGCTCGCCGCGCTGCCCGGGCTCGAGTCCGGCGCCGGCCGGCGGCTCGCCGGGCACCTGTGA